From one Trachemys scripta elegans isolate TJP31775 chromosome 14, CAS_Tse_1.0, whole genome shotgun sequence genomic stretch:
- the KIF19 gene encoding kinesin-like protein KIF19 isoform X2, with product MKEVKESRDQQLTVALRIRPISMVELEEGATLIAHKVDEQVVVLMDPMEDPEDILRANRSREKSYVFDVAFDFTATQEMVYRATTKGLIEGVISGYNATVFAYGPTGCGKTYTMLGTDHEPGIYARTLHDLFRAIEETSDDMEYEVSMSYLEIYNEMIRDLLNPSLGFLELREDAKGVIQVAGITEVSTINAKEVMQLLLKGNKQRMQEPTAANQTSSRSHAVLQVTVRQKSRIKNIMQEVRVGRLFMIDLAGSERASQTQNRGQRMKEGAHINRSLLALGNCINALSDKGAPKYVNYRDSKLTRLLKDSLGGNSRTVMIAHISPASSAFEESRSTLTYADRAKSIKTTVKRNLLNVSYHIAQYTSIISDLRSEIQRLKCKIDSQGPRPARGDIRHIQAEVQLHSSLCDRQEMDQLREQLIGAFQEQMDVRRQLMELENSSMELQMESTRHLLTIADWDQEKRRRAQKCREELRKDESEKDSDTGDEQPDAPEPQDVISARENIAALMGEQKKLRKQKAELEKRFKEIRQRGRRLEEVLPRRISSEEQREVLSLLCKVHELELENTEMQSSALLKDNVIRHKNYVVRRFEQHRSLCDRIIQQQRQIIREYHLSVPHHLEELYEIYLRELEEGSLDRVASLDRVAAKALKDTSLPKIPQLPAAESALDSDQESVRTLGSEHQLLLQRDSRRHALPPLVPDAESDPAQVFRTSPRVRQIKSSAVLTPPPIHVNGMVTQEYLHQGSLACLESHPNSSPDSSENCSDVALTRRERREILSSTKSIAVKAARRRSRVLESDRLHLLEPMKERSSLSLHSLSESEDPLSPETPAPRRPPCPGLQHAASEDNLSSSTGETASRAEGLRPSHSPGPWLRGHKKGGKKLGKREESLDGKRRKRRSRSFEVTGHGLPGPKPNVTRCRPLESNSEHRMPAGGPPAPHPRAPGKAKGRLPQSQHAGPGDPASLPLPLPQLGSLKKGPRLSYITLNGTNAYAKDGRSRRY from the exons GTGGTGGTGCTCATGGACCCCATGGAGGACCCCGAGGACATCCTGCGAGCCAACCGCTCCCGCGAGAAATCCTACGTCTTCGACGTGGCCTTCGACTTCACGGCAACTCAG GAGATGGTCTATCGCGCCACCACCAAGGGCCTGATCGAAGGCGTCATCTCCGGGTACAACGCCACCGTCTTCGCCTACGGCCCCACCG gctgtggGAAGACATACACCATGCTGGGCACAGACCACGAGCCCGGCATCTACGCACGCACCCTCCACGACCTGTTCAGAGCCATTGAGGAGACCAGCGACGACATGGAGTACGAGGTGTCCATGTCCTACCTCGAG ATCTACAACGAGATGATCCGGGACCTGCTCAACCCGTCGCTGGGCTTCCTGGAGCTGCGGGAGGACGCCAAGGGAGTGATCCAGGTGGCGGGGATCACAGAAGTCTCCACCATCAACGCCAAGGAG GtcatgcagctgctgctgaaggGGAACAAGCAGCGGATGCAGGAGCCCACGGCCGCTAACCAGACGTCGTCGCGGTCCCATGCCGTGCTGCAGGTCACCGTCCGCCAGAAGAGCCGCATCAAGAACATcatgcaggaggtgcgggtggggcgGCTCTTCATGATCGACCTGGCTGGCTCCGAGAGGGCGTCTCAG ACCCAGAACCGCGGGCAGAGGATGAAGGAGGGAGCCCACATCAACCGCTCGCTGCTGGCGCTGGGGAACTGCATCAACGCCCTGAGCGACAAGGGGGCCCCCAAGTACGTCAACTACCGCGACAGCAAGCTCACCCGCCTCCTGAAG GACTCCCTCGGGGGCAACAGCCGCACGGTCATGATCGCGCACATCAGCCCGGCCAGCAGTGCATTTGAGGAGTCCCGCAGCACCCTCACCTACGCCGACCGCGCCAAGAGCATCAAAACCACG GTGAAGCGGAACCTGCTCAATGTCTCGTACCACATTGCCCAGTACACCAGCATCATCTCGGACCTGCGCAGCGAGATCCAGCGCCTCAAGTGTAAGATCGACTCGCAGGGGCCGCGCCCGGCCCGGGGCGACATCCGCCACATCCAAG CCGAGGtgcagctccacagctccctctGCGACCGGCAGGAGATGGACCAGCTGCGGGAACAGCTGATCGGCGCCTTCCAGGAGCAGATGGACGTGCGGCGCCAGCTGATGGAGCTGGAGAACAGCTCCATGGAGCTCCAGATGGAGAGCACCCGGCACCTGCTGACCATTGCAGA CTGGGACCAGGAGAAGAGGCGCCGCGCCCAGAAGTGCAGGGAGGAGCTGAGGAAGGACGAGAGCGAGAAGGATTCGGACACCGGGGACGAGCAGCCAGACGCGCCGGAGCCGCAGGACGTGATCTCGGCCAGGGAGAACATCGCCGCTCTCATGGGGGAGCAGAAGAAACTGCGCAAGCAAAAG GCGGAGCTGGAAAAGCGGTTCAAGGAGATCCGCCAGCGGGGGCGGCGGCTGGAGGAGGTGCTGCCGCGGCGGATCAGCTCGGAGGAGCAGCGCGAGGTGCTGAGTCTGCTCTGCAAGGTGCACGAGCTGGAGCTGGAGAACACGGAGATGCAGTCCAGCGCCCTGCTCAAGGACAACGTCATCCGCCACAAGAACTACGTGGTGCGGCGCTTCGAGCAGCACCGCAGCCTCTGCGACCGCATCATCCAGCAGCAGAGGCAGATCATCCGCG AATATCACCTCTCGGTCCCGCACCACCTGGAGGAGCTGTATGAGATCTACCTGCGGGAGCTGGAGGAGGGCAGCCTGGACCGGGTCGCCAGCCTGGACCGCGTGGCCGCCAAAGCCCTGAAG GACACGTCTCTGCCCAAGATCCCCCAGCTCCCGGCTGCAGAGAGCGCCCTGGACTCCGACCAGGAGAGCGTGAGGACGCTGGGCTCggagcaccagctgctgctgcagcgcgACTCCCGCAGGCACGCCCTGCCACCCCTCGTGCCGGACGCAGAGAG CGACCCGGCCCAGGTGTTCAGGACCAGCCCTCGGGTGCGGCAGATCAAGAGTTCGGCTGTGCTGACCCCGCCCCCGATCCACGTGAACGGCATGGTGACCCAAGAG TACCTGCACCAGGGGAGCCTGGCCTGCCTGGAGAGCCACCCCAACTCCTCCCCGGACAGCAGCGAGAACTGCTCGGATGTCGCCCTGACGCGCAGAG AGCGCAGGGAGATCCTGAGCAGCACCAAGAGCATTGCGGTGAAGGCTGCCCGGCGCCGCTCCCGGGTCCTGGAGTCCGACCGGCTGCACCTGCTGGAGCCCATGAAGGAGCGGAGCAGCCTGTCGCTGCACTCCCTGAGCGAGAGCGAAGACCCCCTCTCCCCGGAGACCCCTGCGCCCCGGCGCCCGCCCTGCCCCGGCCTGCAGCATGCCGCCAGCGAGGACAACCTGTCCAGCAGCACCGGGGAGACGGCCTCGCGGGCCGAGGGCCTCCGCCCCAGCCACTCCCCCGGGCCCTGGCTCCGGGGGCACAAGAAGGGCGGCAAGaagctggggaagagggaggagtcgCTGGACGGCAAAAGGCGGAAGCGACGGTCCAGGTCCTTCGAGGTCACCGGCCACGGG ctcccaggacCGAAGCCCAACGTAACTCGGTGCCGCCCTCTCGAGAGCAACTCTGAGCACAGGATGCCAGCGGGGGGGCCGCCGGCGCCGCACCCCCGGGCGCCTGGCAAAGCCAAAGGGAGGCTCCCGCAGAGCCAGCATGCAG GTCCAGGGGACCCGGCGtctctcccgctccccctccctcagctcggCAGCTTGAAGAAAGGCCCCCGCCTGAGCTACATCACGCTGAACGGCACCAACGCTTACGCCAAGGACGGCAGGAGCCGGCGCTACTGA
- the KIF19 gene encoding kinesin-like protein KIF19 isoform X1, translating into MKEVKESRDQQLTVALRIRPISMVELEEGATLIAHKVDEQVVVLMDPMEDPEDILRANRSREKSYVFDVAFDFTATQEMVYRATTKGLIEGVISGYNATVFAYGPTGCGKTYTMLGTDHEPGIYARTLHDLFRAIEETSDDMEYEVSMSYLEIYNEMIRDLLNPSLGFLELREDAKGVIQVAGITEVSTINAKEVMQLLLKGNKQRMQEPTAANQTSSRSHAVLQVTVRQKSRIKNIMQEVRVGRLFMIDLAGSERASQTQNRGQRMKEGAHINRSLLALGNCINALSDKGAPKYVNYRDSKLTRLLKDSLGGNSRTVMIAHISPASSAFEESRSTLTYADRAKSIKTTVKRNLLNVSYHIAQYTSIISDLRSEIQRLKCKIDSQGPRPARGDIRHIQAEVQLHSSLCDRQEMDQLREQLIGAFQEQMDVRRQLMELENSSMELQMESTRHLLTIADWDQEKRRRAQKCREELRKDESEKDSDTGDEQPDAPEPQDVISARENIAALMGEQKKLRKQKAELEKRFKEIRQRGRRLEEVLPRRISSEEQREVLSLLCKVHELELENTEMQSSALLKDNVIRHKNYVVRRFEQHRSLCDRIIQQQRQIIREYHLSVPHHLEELYEIYLRELEEGSLDRVASLDRVAAKALKDTSLPKIPQLPAAESALDSDQESVRTLGSEHQLLLQRDSRRHALPPLVPDAESDPAQVFRTSPRVRQIKSSAVLTPPPIHVNGMVTQEAAARRAHLPSLPQYLHQGSLACLESHPNSSPDSSENCSDVALTRRERREILSSTKSIAVKAARRRSRVLESDRLHLLEPMKERSSLSLHSLSESEDPLSPETPAPRRPPCPGLQHAASEDNLSSSTGETASRAEGLRPSHSPGPWLRGHKKGGKKLGKREESLDGKRRKRRSRSFEVTGHGLPGPKPNVTRCRPLESNSEHRMPAGGPPAPHPRAPGKAKGRLPQSQHAGPGDPASLPLPLPQLGSLKKGPRLSYITLNGTNAYAKDGRSRRY; encoded by the exons GTGGTGGTGCTCATGGACCCCATGGAGGACCCCGAGGACATCCTGCGAGCCAACCGCTCCCGCGAGAAATCCTACGTCTTCGACGTGGCCTTCGACTTCACGGCAACTCAG GAGATGGTCTATCGCGCCACCACCAAGGGCCTGATCGAAGGCGTCATCTCCGGGTACAACGCCACCGTCTTCGCCTACGGCCCCACCG gctgtggGAAGACATACACCATGCTGGGCACAGACCACGAGCCCGGCATCTACGCACGCACCCTCCACGACCTGTTCAGAGCCATTGAGGAGACCAGCGACGACATGGAGTACGAGGTGTCCATGTCCTACCTCGAG ATCTACAACGAGATGATCCGGGACCTGCTCAACCCGTCGCTGGGCTTCCTGGAGCTGCGGGAGGACGCCAAGGGAGTGATCCAGGTGGCGGGGATCACAGAAGTCTCCACCATCAACGCCAAGGAG GtcatgcagctgctgctgaaggGGAACAAGCAGCGGATGCAGGAGCCCACGGCCGCTAACCAGACGTCGTCGCGGTCCCATGCCGTGCTGCAGGTCACCGTCCGCCAGAAGAGCCGCATCAAGAACATcatgcaggaggtgcgggtggggcgGCTCTTCATGATCGACCTGGCTGGCTCCGAGAGGGCGTCTCAG ACCCAGAACCGCGGGCAGAGGATGAAGGAGGGAGCCCACATCAACCGCTCGCTGCTGGCGCTGGGGAACTGCATCAACGCCCTGAGCGACAAGGGGGCCCCCAAGTACGTCAACTACCGCGACAGCAAGCTCACCCGCCTCCTGAAG GACTCCCTCGGGGGCAACAGCCGCACGGTCATGATCGCGCACATCAGCCCGGCCAGCAGTGCATTTGAGGAGTCCCGCAGCACCCTCACCTACGCCGACCGCGCCAAGAGCATCAAAACCACG GTGAAGCGGAACCTGCTCAATGTCTCGTACCACATTGCCCAGTACACCAGCATCATCTCGGACCTGCGCAGCGAGATCCAGCGCCTCAAGTGTAAGATCGACTCGCAGGGGCCGCGCCCGGCCCGGGGCGACATCCGCCACATCCAAG CCGAGGtgcagctccacagctccctctGCGACCGGCAGGAGATGGACCAGCTGCGGGAACAGCTGATCGGCGCCTTCCAGGAGCAGATGGACGTGCGGCGCCAGCTGATGGAGCTGGAGAACAGCTCCATGGAGCTCCAGATGGAGAGCACCCGGCACCTGCTGACCATTGCAGA CTGGGACCAGGAGAAGAGGCGCCGCGCCCAGAAGTGCAGGGAGGAGCTGAGGAAGGACGAGAGCGAGAAGGATTCGGACACCGGGGACGAGCAGCCAGACGCGCCGGAGCCGCAGGACGTGATCTCGGCCAGGGAGAACATCGCCGCTCTCATGGGGGAGCAGAAGAAACTGCGCAAGCAAAAG GCGGAGCTGGAAAAGCGGTTCAAGGAGATCCGCCAGCGGGGGCGGCGGCTGGAGGAGGTGCTGCCGCGGCGGATCAGCTCGGAGGAGCAGCGCGAGGTGCTGAGTCTGCTCTGCAAGGTGCACGAGCTGGAGCTGGAGAACACGGAGATGCAGTCCAGCGCCCTGCTCAAGGACAACGTCATCCGCCACAAGAACTACGTGGTGCGGCGCTTCGAGCAGCACCGCAGCCTCTGCGACCGCATCATCCAGCAGCAGAGGCAGATCATCCGCG AATATCACCTCTCGGTCCCGCACCACCTGGAGGAGCTGTATGAGATCTACCTGCGGGAGCTGGAGGAGGGCAGCCTGGACCGGGTCGCCAGCCTGGACCGCGTGGCCGCCAAAGCCCTGAAG GACACGTCTCTGCCCAAGATCCCCCAGCTCCCGGCTGCAGAGAGCGCCCTGGACTCCGACCAGGAGAGCGTGAGGACGCTGGGCTCggagcaccagctgctgctgcagcgcgACTCCCGCAGGCACGCCCTGCCACCCCTCGTGCCGGACGCAGAGAG CGACCCGGCCCAGGTGTTCAGGACCAGCCCTCGGGTGCGGCAGATCAAGAGTTCGGCTGTGCTGACCCCGCCCCCGATCCACGTGAACGGCATGGTGACCCAAGAG GCAGCGGCCAGACGCGCTCACCTCCCGTCTCTCCCCCAGTACCTGCACCAGGGGAGCCTGGCCTGCCTGGAGAGCCACCCCAACTCCTCCCCGGACAGCAGCGAGAACTGCTCGGATGTCGCCCTGACGCGCAGAG AGCGCAGGGAGATCCTGAGCAGCACCAAGAGCATTGCGGTGAAGGCTGCCCGGCGCCGCTCCCGGGTCCTGGAGTCCGACCGGCTGCACCTGCTGGAGCCCATGAAGGAGCGGAGCAGCCTGTCGCTGCACTCCCTGAGCGAGAGCGAAGACCCCCTCTCCCCGGAGACCCCTGCGCCCCGGCGCCCGCCCTGCCCCGGCCTGCAGCATGCCGCCAGCGAGGACAACCTGTCCAGCAGCACCGGGGAGACGGCCTCGCGGGCCGAGGGCCTCCGCCCCAGCCACTCCCCCGGGCCCTGGCTCCGGGGGCACAAGAAGGGCGGCAAGaagctggggaagagggaggagtcgCTGGACGGCAAAAGGCGGAAGCGACGGTCCAGGTCCTTCGAGGTCACCGGCCACGGG ctcccaggacCGAAGCCCAACGTAACTCGGTGCCGCCCTCTCGAGAGCAACTCTGAGCACAGGATGCCAGCGGGGGGGCCGCCGGCGCCGCACCCCCGGGCGCCTGGCAAAGCCAAAGGGAGGCTCCCGCAGAGCCAGCATGCAG GTCCAGGGGACCCGGCGtctctcccgctccccctccctcagctcggCAGCTTGAAGAAAGGCCCCCGCCTGAGCTACATCACGCTGAACGGCACCAACGCTTACGCCAAGGACGGCAGGAGCCGGCGCTACTGA
- the BTBD17 gene encoding BTB/POZ domain-containing protein 17 isoform X1 yields the protein MAGLLGARPAVPRRGGCSWATFLLLLLPVQAAQKADLSGEAAGATINHSLALIHRLQELLQNGNASDTTLRVRTAGSDEVKVFHAHQLLLALQSEAFESLLHNQTVVTLHEPADNAALFEKFIRYLYCGEISILLHQAIPLHRLASKYRVFTLQRGVAEYMKSHLASESSQGHVVGWYHYAVKIGDAGLQESCLQFLAWNLSAVMGGAEWATVSAELLALLLERSDLVLQSELELYTAVEEWVGRKQPEAPMVVKVLRSIRYAMIPPSQLFHLQKQSAVMVRHYGAIQDLLFQAFQFHSASPIHFAKYFDVNCSMFVPRNYLSGSWGSPWVINNPARDDRSTSFQTQLGPSNHDASKRVTWNVLFSPRWLPVSLRPVYSDSVSGAIQSIRIEDGRPRLVITPAMTSSDFAGVSFQKTILVGVRQQGRIFVKHAYSFHQSTDELADFLAHADLQKRTSEYLIDNSLHLHLIVKPVYHSLIKGPDGQTDTGCFSLPPGRCSGPPGQTPLAPTSK from the exons ATGGCTGGGCTGCTGGGGGCCAGGCCGGCCGTGCCCCGGcgagggggctgcagctgggccacctTCCTGCTGCTCCTACTCCCCGTCCAAGCAG CCCAGAAAGCGGATCTCAGCGGCGAGGCCGCCGGGGCCACCATTAACCACTCGCTGGCGCTGATCCACcggctgcaggagctgctgcagaaCGGCAACGCCAGCGACACCACGCTGCGGGTGCGCACCGCCGGCTCCGACGAGGTCAAGGTCTTCCACGCCCACcagctgctcctggccctgcagagCGAAGCCTTCGAGAGCCTCCTGCACAACCAGACCGTGGTGACGCTGCACGAGCCGGCCGACAACGCCGCGCTCTTCGAGAAGTtcatcag GTATCTGTACTGTGGGGAGATCTCCATCCTGTTGCACCAGGCCATCCCTCTGCACCGGCTCGCTAGCAAATACCGCGTCTTCACGCTCCAGCGCGGGGTGGCTGAGTACATGAAGAGCCACCTGGCGAGCGAGTCCAGCCAGGGCCACGTGGTCGGCTGGTATCACTACGCGGTGAAGATCGGGGACGCGGGCTTGCAGGAGAGCTGCCTGCAGTTCCTGGCCTGGAACCTCTCGGCCGTCATGGGCGGCGCCGAGTGGGCCACGGTGAGCGCGGAGCTGCTGGCGCTGCTGCTGGAGCGCTCGGACCTGGTGCTGCAGAGCGAGCTGGAGCTGTACACCGCCGTGGAGGAGTGGGTGGGCCGCAAGCAGCCCGAAGCCCCCATGGTGGTGAAGGTGCTGCGCTCCATCCGCTACGCCATGATCCCCCCCAGCCAGCTGTTCCACCTGCAGAAGCAGTCGGCGGTGATGGTGCGGCACTACGGCGCCATCCAGGACCTGCTCTTCCAGGCCTTCCAGTTCCACTCCGCCTCCCCCATCCACTTCGCCAAGTACTTCGACGTCAACTGCAGCATGTTCGTGCCCCGCAACTACCTCTCCGGCTCCTGGGGCTCCCCGTGGGTCATCAACAACCCGGCCCGCGACGACCGCAGCACCAGCTTCCAAACCCAGCTGGGCCCCAGCAACCACGACGCCAGCAAGCGGGTGACCTGGAACGTCCTCTTCTCCCCGCGCTGGCTGCCCGTCAGCCTGCGCCCCGTCTACTCAGACTCTGTCTCCGGAGCCATCCAGTCCATCCGGATCGAGGACGGGCGGCCCCGGCTGGTGATCACCCCGGCGATGACCAGCTCCGACTTCGCGGGCGTCAGCTTCCAGAAGACCATCCTGGTGGGGGTGCGGCAGCAGGGGCGAATCTTCGTGAAACACGCCTACAGCTTCCACCAGAGCACGGACGAGCTGGCCGATTTCCTGGCGCACGCCGACCTGCAGAAGCGCACCTCCGAGTACCTGATCGACAACTCCCTGCACCTGCACCTGATTGTCAAGCCCGTCTACCACTCGCTGATCAAG GGACCTGACGGACAGACAGACACCGGCTGCTTCTCTTTGCCTCCCGGGCGATGCTCGGGGCCTCCTGGACAAACGCCACTTGCACCAACTTCCAAATAA
- the BTBD17 gene encoding BTB/POZ domain-containing protein 17 isoform X2, with amino-acid sequence MAGLLGARPAVPRRGGCSWATFLLLLLPVQAAQKADLSGEAAGATINHSLALIHRLQELLQNGNASDTTLRVRTAGSDEVKVFHAHQLLLALQSEAFESLLHNQTVVTLHEPADNAALFEKFIRYLYCGEISILLHQAIPLHRLASKYRVFTLQRGVAEYMKSHLASESSQGHVVGWYHYAVKIGDAGLQESCLQFLAWNLSAVMGGAEWATVSAELLALLLERSDLVLQSELELYTAVEEWVGRKQPEAPMVVKVLRSIRYAMIPPSQLFHLQKQSAVMVRHYGAIQDLLFQAFQFHSASPIHFAKYFDVNCSMFVPRNYLSGSWGSPWVINNPARDDRSTSFQTQLGPSNHDASKRVTWNVLFSPRWLPVSLRPVYSDSVSGAIQSIRIEDGRPRLVITPAMTSSDFAGVSFQKTILVGVRQQGRIFVKHAYSFHQSTDELADFLAHADLQKRTSEYLIDNSLHLHLIVKPVYHSLIKVRK; translated from the exons ATGGCTGGGCTGCTGGGGGCCAGGCCGGCCGTGCCCCGGcgagggggctgcagctgggccacctTCCTGCTGCTCCTACTCCCCGTCCAAGCAG CCCAGAAAGCGGATCTCAGCGGCGAGGCCGCCGGGGCCACCATTAACCACTCGCTGGCGCTGATCCACcggctgcaggagctgctgcagaaCGGCAACGCCAGCGACACCACGCTGCGGGTGCGCACCGCCGGCTCCGACGAGGTCAAGGTCTTCCACGCCCACcagctgctcctggccctgcagagCGAAGCCTTCGAGAGCCTCCTGCACAACCAGACCGTGGTGACGCTGCACGAGCCGGCCGACAACGCCGCGCTCTTCGAGAAGTtcatcag GTATCTGTACTGTGGGGAGATCTCCATCCTGTTGCACCAGGCCATCCCTCTGCACCGGCTCGCTAGCAAATACCGCGTCTTCACGCTCCAGCGCGGGGTGGCTGAGTACATGAAGAGCCACCTGGCGAGCGAGTCCAGCCAGGGCCACGTGGTCGGCTGGTATCACTACGCGGTGAAGATCGGGGACGCGGGCTTGCAGGAGAGCTGCCTGCAGTTCCTGGCCTGGAACCTCTCGGCCGTCATGGGCGGCGCCGAGTGGGCCACGGTGAGCGCGGAGCTGCTGGCGCTGCTGCTGGAGCGCTCGGACCTGGTGCTGCAGAGCGAGCTGGAGCTGTACACCGCCGTGGAGGAGTGGGTGGGCCGCAAGCAGCCCGAAGCCCCCATGGTGGTGAAGGTGCTGCGCTCCATCCGCTACGCCATGATCCCCCCCAGCCAGCTGTTCCACCTGCAGAAGCAGTCGGCGGTGATGGTGCGGCACTACGGCGCCATCCAGGACCTGCTCTTCCAGGCCTTCCAGTTCCACTCCGCCTCCCCCATCCACTTCGCCAAGTACTTCGACGTCAACTGCAGCATGTTCGTGCCCCGCAACTACCTCTCCGGCTCCTGGGGCTCCCCGTGGGTCATCAACAACCCGGCCCGCGACGACCGCAGCACCAGCTTCCAAACCCAGCTGGGCCCCAGCAACCACGACGCCAGCAAGCGGGTGACCTGGAACGTCCTCTTCTCCCCGCGCTGGCTGCCCGTCAGCCTGCGCCCCGTCTACTCAGACTCTGTCTCCGGAGCCATCCAGTCCATCCGGATCGAGGACGGGCGGCCCCGGCTGGTGATCACCCCGGCGATGACCAGCTCCGACTTCGCGGGCGTCAGCTTCCAGAAGACCATCCTGGTGGGGGTGCGGCAGCAGGGGCGAATCTTCGTGAAACACGCCTACAGCTTCCACCAGAGCACGGACGAGCTGGCCGATTTCCTGGCGCACGCCGACCTGCAGAAGCGCACCTCCGAGTACCTGATCGACAACTCCCTGCACCTGCACCTGATTGTCAAGCCCGTCTACCACTCGCTGATCAAGGTCAGGAAGTAG